One segment of Polyodon spathula isolate WHYD16114869_AA chromosome 20, ASM1765450v1, whole genome shotgun sequence DNA contains the following:
- the LOC121295794 gene encoding protein phosphatase 1 regulatory subunit 27-like: MKYYSQYPVSQYNTTVPVKPARTVHFPNDIVFQDHIRQGDLEQVGRFIRARKVTLDTIYLSGMAALHEAVLSGNLECVKLLVKYGADIHQKDENGWTPLHMACSDGYPHIARYLISLGAKVDAVNEGGEKPADLIDPDSKELVMLFKGLGVV; the protein is encoded by the exons ATGAAGTACTACTCTCAGTACCCAGTGTCCCAGTACAACACTACAGTCCCTGTGAAGCCAGCCAGGACAGTGCACTTCCCCAATGACATCGTCTTTCAGGACCACATCAGACAAGGGGACCTGGAGCAGGTTGGGAGGTTCATCAGGGCCAGGAAAGTGACATTGGACACCATATACCTGTCAG gcATGGCAGCGCTGCATGAGGCTGTGCTGTCAGGGAACCTTGAGTGTGTGAAGCTGTTGGTGAAATACGGAGCTGATATTCACCAGAAAGACGAAAACGGCTGGACTCCGCTGCACATGGCCTGCAGTGATGGCTACCCTCACATTGCGAG ATACCTCATCTCTCTGGGTGCCAAAGTAGATGCGGTGAATGAAGGCGGTGAAAAACCAGCTGACCTCATTGACCCTGACAGCAAAGAACTGGTCATGCTCTTCAAAGGTTTAGGTGTGGTCTGA